From Pedobacter cryoconitis, one genomic window encodes:
- a CDS encoding efflux RND transporter permease subunit → MSLVTSALKRPLTTVVITISLLIFSVLSITKIPIDIFPQLNQPTIYVIESYGGMSPKQMEGFFSTRLQDQFLYVNGIKNITSKNIQGLTMLKLSFYESTNMAEASAQVALQVNRAMSFFPPGALTPQVVRFDASSLPVGQLVLSGKTESLKEIYDMAATRIRPMFSSVAGLSAPPPFGANARSVTVSVDPDKLRSYSLTPDEVVGALAKFNVMSPSGNIRLDNTMYITTLNSLVDKVKEFEDIPVAVKNGTPILIKDIARVADAADVTVDYALINGKRSVYIPVVKTADASTWEVVKAVKSKIPEMQSLLPDDVKISYEFDQSVFVINAVKSLMTEGGLGALLTGLMILLFLKDWRSSLIVVVTIPVSILIGVLLLSFFGQTINIMTLSGLALAIGILVDQATVTIENVHQHLEMGKPKREAIYDACEEIAFPLLLILLCILAVFAPSFMMNGIPKAMFLPLSLSIGFTMIVSFVIAQTLVPILCNWLIKAEQYQHYNHEKIHAHAGEALDAEEKEQIENHLQEETNHPEKNDLFEKIKIRYIKICERLMKLRKKTIPVYLFLVLVSAGLCFVLIGKDMMPKVNNGQFQIRIKAPDGTRLERTEEELKKVLSIIDKTVDHKVLISSGYVGLIPSSYGTSNLYIFNTGTHEAVLQVNLDPEYKVNMDVLKDALRKNISYALPELRISFEPVDMTEKIMSQGAATPIEVRVAGKDIDQIKAYATGLVKRMKKINYLRDVQIAQPLNFPVIAIQLDRIKAAQLGLNVEEIARSVTASTSSSRFTQKNQWLDSKTAYTNQVQVEVPEFVMNSMDELKEIPLVKGQSTPVLGDIATFKMDYVPGEYDRSGPRRFLTVSANIDKMDLGSATTAVSQAVKQMGKPAKGLLVEIKGMSTLLTETLAGLQNGLLYAILVIFLLLAANYQSFRLSLTVLSTVPAVILGSLLALLLTGCTLNLQSYMGMIMSTGVSVANAILIVTNAEKLRLDYHDSAKAAITSASIRLRPILMTSLAMIAGMIPMASGMGEAGEQTAPLGIAVIGGLFASTIAALFILPQVFAAIQRQTTYQSPSLMPEKNETL, encoded by the coding sequence ATGTCATTGGTCACCTCTGCATTAAAAAGGCCGTTAACTACAGTAGTTATCACGATAAGCCTTTTGATATTTTCTGTGCTAAGTATCACAAAAATACCTATTGATATTTTCCCTCAACTCAATCAACCTACCATATATGTTATAGAGTCTTATGGTGGAATGTCCCCCAAACAAATGGAGGGTTTCTTCTCTACGCGTTTACAGGATCAGTTTTTATACGTAAACGGGATTAAAAACATTACTTCAAAAAACATACAAGGTTTGACAATGCTCAAGCTAAGTTTTTATGAAAGTACAAACATGGCAGAAGCTTCTGCACAGGTTGCTTTACAGGTCAACAGGGCAATGAGTTTTTTTCCTCCTGGTGCTTTAACTCCGCAGGTTGTTCGTTTTGATGCTTCGTCGCTACCTGTCGGACAATTGGTTTTATCGGGCAAAACGGAAAGCTTAAAGGAGATCTATGATATGGCTGCAACAAGGATCCGCCCCATGTTTTCATCAGTTGCCGGTCTGTCTGCCCCTCCCCCATTTGGCGCGAATGCACGTTCAGTTACGGTAAGTGTAGATCCTGATAAGCTAAGAAGCTACAGTTTAACGCCTGATGAAGTAGTTGGAGCATTGGCGAAATTTAATGTAATGTCACCATCGGGAAACATCCGTCTTGATAATACAATGTATATCACCACTTTAAACTCTCTGGTTGATAAGGTAAAAGAATTTGAAGACATTCCTGTAGCCGTAAAAAATGGCACCCCAATTTTGATTAAAGATATCGCCCGTGTGGCAGATGCAGCAGATGTTACAGTTGATTATGCTTTGATAAATGGTAAAAGATCAGTTTATATTCCTGTAGTAAAAACAGCAGATGCTTCTACCTGGGAAGTAGTTAAAGCAGTAAAAAGTAAAATTCCTGAAATGCAGAGCCTCCTGCCTGATGATGTCAAAATTTCTTATGAGTTTGATCAATCGGTCTTTGTAATTAATGCGGTTAAAAGTTTGATGACTGAGGGTGGATTAGGCGCGCTGCTGACTGGATTGATGATTTTATTATTTTTAAAAGATTGGAGAAGCAGCCTTATTGTAGTCGTTACTATTCCTGTCTCTATTCTCATAGGTGTTTTATTGCTTAGTTTCTTTGGGCAAACCATCAATATTATGACCCTCAGCGGGCTGGCATTAGCAATCGGTATTCTAGTGGATCAGGCAACTGTTACGATAGAGAATGTCCATCAGCATCTGGAAATGGGAAAACCTAAAAGAGAAGCTATTTATGATGCCTGTGAAGAAATCGCATTTCCCCTTTTATTGATTTTGCTATGTATCCTGGCCGTATTTGCGCCTTCATTTATGATGAATGGGATTCCAAAAGCCATGTTTTTACCGCTGTCCCTTTCTATCGGTTTTACTATGATTGTATCTTTCGTAATCGCGCAAACTCTGGTTCCGATTTTATGTAACTGGTTGATTAAAGCAGAACAGTATCAGCATTATAACCACGAAAAAATTCATGCGCATGCTGGAGAGGCTTTAGATGCAGAAGAAAAAGAACAGATTGAAAATCATCTTCAGGAAGAAACAAATCATCCCGAAAAGAATGATTTGTTTGAAAAAATAAAGATCAGGTACATTAAGATTTGTGAACGCTTGATGAAGCTCCGCAAAAAAACAATCCCTGTTTATCTCTTTTTGGTTTTGGTCTCCGCCGGACTTTGCTTTGTCCTGATCGGGAAAGATATGATGCCAAAAGTAAATAATGGTCAATTTCAGATCAGAATAAAAGCTCCGGACGGAACAAGATTGGAGCGTACTGAGGAGGAATTAAAGAAGGTACTGAGTATTATTGATAAAACTGTAGATCACAAAGTCCTCATTAGTTCTGGCTATGTAGGTTTGATTCCAAGCAGTTACGGAACAAGTAACCTTTATATTTTCAACACAGGTACGCACGAAGCGGTTTTACAAGTAAACCTTGATCCTGAGTATAAGGTGAATATGGATGTCTTAAAAGATGCTTTACGTAAAAATATCAGCTATGCCCTGCCCGAACTCCGCATATCTTTTGAACCTGTGGACATGACTGAAAAGATTATGAGCCAGGGTGCTGCAACACCCATTGAAGTTCGTGTAGCTGGAAAAGATATAGATCAGATTAAAGCTTATGCTACAGGGCTGGTTAAAAGAATGAAGAAGATCAATTATCTGCGTGATGTACAGATTGCGCAACCACTTAATTTTCCGGTAATCGCCATTCAGTTAGACAGAATTAAAGCCGCTCAGCTTGGCTTAAACGTTGAAGAAATTGCCCGTTCAGTAACAGCAAGCACTTCTTCGAGCAGGTTTACGCAGAAAAATCAATGGCTGGATTCCAAAACTGCCTATACGAACCAGGTACAAGTTGAAGTTCCGGAGTTTGTGATGAACTCAATGGATGAATTAAAAGAGATTCCATTGGTTAAAGGACAGTCAACTCCGGTATTGGGTGATATCGCTACTTTTAAAATGGATTATGTTCCAGGAGAATATGACCGTTCAGGCCCCAGAAGGTTCTTAACGGTTAGTGCTAATATCGATAAAATGGATTTAGGATCAGCGACTACAGCTGTTTCTCAGGCTGTAAAACAAATGGGAAAACCTGCTAAAGGTTTATTGGTAGAGATTAAAGGAATGTCAACACTCCTGACAGAAACCCTTGCTGGTCTCCAAAACGGTTTATTGTATGCAATTCTGGTAATCTTTTTATTGCTCGCAGCAAACTATCAGTCTTTCAGACTTTCTTTAACGGTATTGTCCACGGTACCAGCTGTAATATTAGGCTCACTATTAGCCTTATTACTTACTGGCTGCACCTTGAATTTACAGTCCTATATGGGAATGATTATGTCAACGGGTGTATCTGTAGCGAATGCAATTCTGATTGTAACAAATGCTGAAAAACTAAGATTAGACTACCACGATTCAGCAAAGGCAGCTATTACAAGCGCTTCCATACGTTTAAGACCAATTTTAATGACAAGTTTAGCTATGATAGCAGGGATGATTCCAATGGCATCCGGAATGGGAGAAGCCGGTGAACAGACAGCTCCTTTAGGTATAGCAGTGATAGGAGGATTATTTGCCTCCACAATTGCTGCTCTTTTTATCCTTCCGCAAGTATTTGCGGCTATACAACGTCAAACAACTTATCAATCACCTTCTTTAATGCCCGAAAAAAATGAGACACTATAA
- a CDS encoding efflux RND transporter periplasmic adaptor subunit, protein MNGSNLLPVFLIFLSACSSKEKPNDLSGNSNSVTKKYEIGLVTQKGLASDVKLPAELKPFEEVAIYPKVNGFVKNIYVDRGSKVKKGDLLVTLEAPEIESQLQAAQSQYLQAMEVSKASEDKYKRLKEASKEAGSVSLLDLDNALAKMKGDQATANGQRSNVNSVKNMQGYLTIRAPFDGVIIQRNVSAGALSGSSKNGQQPLLLIQHLQKLRLEVQIPEAYVEKVDLRKSVSINFTAIPGLNIQKMISRSANSLGNMRSEAIEIDVQNDDLKFKPGMYGEVRIPLLSAAKSLLVPNHAIVRSTERQFVIKVVQGRASLTDIKEGLAGTDSTEVFGNLKPGDQILLHATDEIKQGTKIN, encoded by the coding sequence ATGAACGGCAGCAATTTGTTACCTGTCTTCCTGATCTTTTTAAGCGCTTGCTCCTCCAAAGAAAAACCCAATGACTTATCGGGGAATTCAAATTCAGTGACTAAGAAATATGAAATTGGCCTGGTCACACAAAAAGGACTCGCAAGTGATGTTAAATTACCTGCCGAACTTAAGCCCTTTGAAGAAGTTGCAATTTATCCTAAAGTAAATGGTTTTGTTAAAAACATCTACGTAGATCGTGGTTCTAAAGTCAAAAAAGGCGATTTACTGGTCACCCTTGAAGCTCCTGAAATTGAATCACAGTTACAGGCAGCACAATCTCAATATTTACAGGCTATGGAAGTCTCAAAGGCTAGTGAAGATAAGTATAAACGTTTAAAAGAGGCTTCAAAAGAAGCCGGATCAGTTTCCTTATTAGATCTTGACAATGCACTGGCTAAAATGAAAGGTGACCAGGCTACGGCCAACGGACAACGTTCAAATGTGAATTCTGTTAAAAATATGCAGGGCTATCTGACAATCCGGGCTCCATTTGATGGCGTGATCATACAGCGTAATGTATCTGCCGGAGCACTTTCTGGCAGCTCTAAAAACGGTCAGCAACCGTTATTATTAATCCAACATCTCCAAAAATTACGTTTAGAGGTGCAAATCCCAGAGGCCTATGTAGAAAAAGTGGATCTCAGGAAATCTGTAAGCATAAATTTCACAGCCATCCCTGGATTAAATATTCAAAAAATGATCAGCAGGTCTGCAAACTCTTTAGGAAATATGCGCTCTGAGGCAATTGAAATAGATGTTCAGAATGATGATTTGAAATTTAAACCAGGGATGTATGGGGAAGTCAGGATTCCACTGCTTTCTGCCGCGAAGTCTTTATTAGTACCCAACCATGCGATTGTCCGTTCAACTGAAAGGCAATTTGTTATTAAAGTAGTACAAGGAAGGGCTTCTCTAACAGATATTAAGGAAGGGCTGGCAGGTACAGATTCAACAGAAGTTTTCGGGAACTTAAAACCTGGCGATCAGATTCTATTACACGCTACAGATGAAATAAAGCAGGGTACTAAAATAAATTAG
- a CDS encoding XAC2610-related protein: protein MRYLIFFLFISISSAGLHAQVPHPGIYQFNNQLNNYFGAGHYARFFNSIDDFLSMKIIPYQEVSDYGLTYAIVSANQRHTQIKIAFLRDTVSTKGKKQLRIISKNVRPGDFYFSQEFSIQKDSVITRSSNGGSLAGTGNLPGEWSFSKNRSDYFGIYKNPLVKNQSIKDTASGKYQNGKSYQFEQAFFEGRGKSPKPYIDLRTNLNHDKILIYDKPGSHSLSKDYFRKGETIAITADDSTQWFEVDRIEVRKDTGKYYSMNYGIEEGTTLLQTTSGWIKKEDLASAPWIRQQQQTNKFRFEISADKEFVNAVKIINKKTGSKQVLLDIWAELKSIPTQVIQIADYNFDGYPDFMFLMQSGGAGPNYTNNFYLYNPQKENFEYNDDLSQLSQVEINVKNRTINSSWRDGAAHHGGEKYTFINQHLTKTAYWDQYALMGPFVQENSGELIDGKWIDHHYKGAEVLADTAAVYQHPQENKIPLFRVKKGDYAVIKAENALFFEVEITTIPNHLIKGWIAKENFFPKTGLMYTENTSLYNFELIKDQQAIPFAVKITNRADGKTFQYVTELDDADSTNTTLYTDDYNFDGYPDFSLKTSSKDDVELGNLYKNYYLYDPITGLFTLDTLLSKLPNLEFNQKRKTYSSTEFVIKDNTIIKKIKNYKVVNEKYIMIKE from the coding sequence ATGCGCTATTTAATATTTTTCCTTTTTATTTCCATCAGCAGCGCAGGTTTGCATGCGCAAGTTCCCCATCCCGGCATCTATCAATTCAATAATCAACTGAATAATTATTTTGGAGCCGGCCATTATGCGAGGTTCTTTAATTCAATTGATGACTTTTTATCCATGAAAATTATCCCTTATCAAGAGGTTAGTGATTACGGATTAACTTACGCAATCGTCTCGGCGAATCAAAGGCATACTCAAATTAAGATTGCTTTTTTAAGAGATACAGTAAGTACAAAAGGGAAAAAACAATTGCGTATCATTTCTAAAAATGTTCGTCCCGGAGACTTTTACTTTTCACAGGAGTTTTCTATTCAAAAAGATTCAGTAATCACGCGAAGCAGCAATGGTGGCTCGCTGGCAGGCACAGGTAATTTACCGGGAGAGTGGTCTTTTAGTAAAAACAGATCTGATTATTTTGGGATTTATAAAAATCCGCTGGTTAAAAACCAATCTATAAAAGATACGGCTTCAGGGAAATATCAGAATGGTAAGAGCTATCAATTTGAACAGGCATTTTTTGAAGGCCGGGGAAAGAGTCCAAAGCCATATATTGATTTGCGAACGAATTTAAATCACGATAAAATTCTGATCTACGACAAACCAGGATCTCATTCTCTAAGCAAAGATTATTTTAGAAAGGGAGAAACAATAGCGATCACGGCTGATGATTCAACGCAATGGTTTGAGGTAGATAGAATTGAGGTGCGCAAGGATACTGGAAAATATTATTCAATGAATTATGGAATAGAGGAAGGAACAACGCTTCTGCAAACGACCAGCGGATGGATCAAAAAAGAAGACCTTGCCAGTGCTCCATGGATCAGGCAGCAACAACAAACCAATAAGTTTCGTTTTGAAATCTCAGCAGATAAAGAGTTCGTCAATGCAGTAAAGATTATTAATAAAAAGACTGGCAGCAAACAGGTACTTCTTGATATTTGGGCAGAATTAAAATCAATACCTACCCAGGTAATCCAGATTGCTGATTACAATTTTGATGGTTATCCGGACTTTATGTTTTTGATGCAAAGTGGTGGAGCTGGCCCTAATTACACCAATAATTTTTATCTGTATAATCCACAAAAAGAGAATTTCGAGTATAATGACGATTTATCCCAGCTTTCACAAGTAGAAATAAATGTAAAAAACAGAACCATCAATAGTAGCTGGCGCGATGGCGCTGCACACCACGGTGGAGAAAAGTATACTTTTATTAATCAGCACCTGACGAAAACTGCTTATTGGGATCAGTATGCACTAATGGGACCTTTTGTACAGGAAAATAGCGGAGAACTAATCGACGGGAAATGGATTGATCATCATTATAAAGGTGCAGAAGTTCTGGCTGACACAGCAGCTGTATATCAACACCCGCAGGAGAATAAGATACCTTTGTTTAGAGTTAAAAAAGGAGATTATGCAGTTATCAAAGCCGAAAATGCATTATTCTTTGAAGTGGAAATTACAACGATCCCGAATCATTTGATTAAAGGCTGGATTGCAAAAGAGAACTTCTTTCCGAAAACCGGTTTAATGTATACCGAAAATACCTCTTTATATAATTTTGAATTGATTAAGGATCAACAGGCCATTCCATTTGCGGTTAAAATAACTAACCGTGCAGACGGGAAGACTTTTCAATATGTCACCGAACTTGATGATGCAGATTCCACAAATACTACACTCTATACAGATGACTATAACTTTGACGGGTATCCAGATTTTTCTTTAAAAACAAGTAGTAAAGACGACGTTGAACTTGGCAATCTATATAAGAACTATTACTTGTATGATCCTATAACTGGCTTATTTACTTTGGATACATTACTTTCCAAATTACCCAACCTTGAGTTTAATCAGAAAAGAAAAACTTATTCTAGCACAGAATTTGTAATAAAAGATAATACAATCATAAAAAAGATTAAAAACTATAAAGTTGTCAATGAAAAATATATCATGATTAAGGAATAA
- a CDS encoding RNA polymerase sigma factor has translation MEILDNRGKRIVEKMPWTEEELFSHVKAGNKNAFEQLYRDHSGGIYCNLRRMTRDDELAKEILQDVFTKVWEKKAALNIDKPFQFYLFRMAQNSVTNFYRSIKRDKKMLENLQLLASEITHQPIETIKTGVEEELLLQAVDCLSPRRKKIFILCKLEGKSYEEVSKILGISVSTIGDHIVKGTKTIKHQLMKSKQFSSFQAFQC, from the coding sequence ATGGAGATATTAGACAATAGAGGAAAAAGAATTGTAGAAAAAATGCCCTGGACTGAAGAAGAACTATTCAGTCATGTCAAAGCGGGAAATAAAAATGCTTTTGAGCAACTCTATAGAGATCATAGCGGTGGTATTTATTGCAATCTGAGAAGAATGACCAGGGATGACGAGCTTGCTAAAGAAATCCTTCAGGATGTTTTCACTAAGGTTTGGGAAAAGAAAGCAGCACTTAATATTGATAAGCCCTTTCAATTTTATCTTTTCCGTATGGCTCAAAATTCGGTGACGAATTTTTATCGTAGTATTAAGCGGGACAAAAAAATGCTGGAAAACCTTCAGCTTCTGGCTTCGGAAATTACGCATCAGCCCATTGAAACCATAAAAACAGGAGTAGAGGAGGAATTATTGCTTCAGGCAGTGGATTGTCTTTCTCCACGGAGGAAAAAGATATTTATTCTCTGCAAACTGGAAGGCAAATCATATGAAGAGGTCAGTAAAATTTTGGGGATAAGTGTTTCTACGATAGGTGATCATATTGTCAAGGGGACAAAAACGATTAAACACCAGTTGATGAAATCAAAGCAGTTTTCTTCTTTTCAGGCATTTCAATGCTGA
- a CDS encoding TolC family protein: MHFLKKIAGLIILLIPFSRLSAQQHYPALKLKELLSRVAAYAPSLRADSSAISIRQSIAEDTRYNWLPAVKLNYQSDIGTNNNVPGAYFGFGEVPSNSGGVRPSNVSAAALSNLGIASLDWEIYNFGGYKAQNNVAGSDVKVVQDQYQLSKYQLQASVIEDYLQLFHFENLLYIQQENIKRNQQIRSSILSLATNGIRAGVDTSIAAAELSKSRLTLIELTNKFKQLQLQLSALSGIPYQSIVADTTLVQPLRLINMTKGLDTSFSHPLITYYQSLYQNSKAKENLVRKTYLPKLMLEGAVWGRGSSITPGNQFDALNQGWGFSRSNYLVGLGISYNLTDLKRKQLKLNTQKNTSIYEEKRLETQKINLKTSLRQADVELQTSLDRLKEIPHQLSAANAAYRQKYSLYKNGLIDLIELNIAQDLLYRAEADYAIAKYSFLHAMFEKAITQNQVLSLLTALK; this comes from the coding sequence ATGCACTTTTTAAAAAAAATTGCAGGTCTGATTATTTTGCTTATTCCTTTTTCAAGGTTATCGGCTCAGCAACATTATCCTGCACTAAAATTAAAGGAACTTCTTTCCCGTGTTGCTGCTTATGCCCCTTCCTTACGTGCTGACTCTTCAGCAATCAGTATCCGCCAGTCTATAGCTGAGGATACCAGGTATAATTGGCTGCCAGCAGTAAAATTAAACTATCAATCTGATATAGGAACTAATAACAATGTCCCGGGAGCCTATTTCGGTTTTGGGGAAGTGCCTTCGAATTCTGGCGGAGTCAGACCATCAAATGTATCTGCTGCCGCATTATCCAACCTTGGTATTGCGTCTTTGGACTGGGAAATCTACAATTTCGGAGGATACAAGGCACAGAACAATGTTGCAGGCTCGGATGTCAAAGTAGTTCAGGATCAATATCAATTATCAAAATACCAACTGCAAGCCTCTGTAATTGAAGACTATCTGCAATTGTTTCATTTCGAGAATCTCCTTTATATTCAGCAAGAAAATATTAAAAGAAATCAGCAGATCCGTTCCTCTATACTGTCGCTAGCTACCAATGGTATCCGTGCGGGCGTAGATACAAGTATTGCAGCAGCAGAGTTGTCCAAATCAAGATTAACATTAATCGAGTTAACTAATAAATTCAAACAGCTGCAACTACAACTTTCTGCATTAAGCGGAATACCTTATCAAAGTATAGTGGCAGACACAACCCTGGTTCAACCTTTACGTCTGATAAATATGACTAAAGGACTTGATACTTCTTTTTCTCACCCGCTCATTACTTATTATCAATCTCTCTATCAGAATAGTAAAGCGAAAGAAAACCTGGTCAGGAAAACATATTTACCAAAATTAATGCTGGAAGGTGCAGTATGGGGCAGAGGATCTTCCATTACCCCAGGGAACCAGTTTGATGCTTTAAATCAGGGTTGGGGGTTTAGCCGGAGCAATTATTTAGTTGGTTTAGGCATAAGTTATAATCTTACGGACCTCAAAAGGAAACAGCTCAAATTAAATACACAAAAGAATACTAGTATTTACGAGGAAAAGAGACTTGAAACACAAAAGATAAACCTGAAAACCAGTTTACGTCAGGCAGATGTGGAGTTGCAAACTTCCTTAGACCGGTTAAAAGAAATCCCTCATCAGCTTTCTGCTGCAAATGCGGCCTACCGGCAAAAGTATTCTTTATATAAAAATGGACTGATTGACCTGATCGAGCTCAATATTGCACAAGATCTGTTGTACCGGGCAGAAGCAGATTATGCAATAGCTAAATACTCTTTTCTACACGCCATGTTTGAAAAAGCAATCACCCAAAATCAAGTCTTATCGCTACTAACTGCTTTAAAATAA